One Tenrec ecaudatus isolate mTenEca1 chromosome 12, mTenEca1.hap1, whole genome shotgun sequence DNA segment encodes these proteins:
- the LOC142422301 gene encoding LOW QUALITY PROTEIN: haloacid dehalogenase-like hydrolase domain-containing 5 (The sequence of the model RefSeq protein was modified relative to this genomic sequence to represent the inferred CDS: substituted 1 base at 1 genomic stop codon) — translation MKYKRSPHFTDTAESQPKFGFLLDIDGVLVRGHKVIPAALEAFRKLVDPQGKFRVPVVFVTNSGNILQRVKAQQLSSLFGFKVDPDQVILCHSPMELFSQFHGKRMLVSGQGPLVENARLLGFQHVVTVEELRTTFPVLDMVDLERRPKTTAPQRDDFPAIEGVLLLGEPVRWETNLQLIMDVLLSNGNPGTGLATAPYPHLPVLASNLDLLWMAEAKMPRFGHGTFLLCLETVYRKVTGKELRYEGLMGKPSLLTYQYAEDLVRQQAERWGWTAPIQTLYAIGDNPMSDIYGANLFHQHLQRTKXQGTEGLGAGHLRKQRPSKTQSCVSILVCTGVYSPGAPGPSGPAQGGEKPLFHGHRDFSPGLTEAAHVVRDVNEAVELVFRKEGWALQ, via the exons ATGAAGTATAAGCGctctccccattttacagatacgGCAG AGAGCCAGCCCAAGTTTGGCTTCCTCTTGGACATCGATGGTGTGCTGGTACGTGGCCACAAAGTGATCCCCGCCGCTCTGGAAGCATTCCGCAAGTTGGTTGACCCTCAGGGGAAGTTTCGGGTGCCTGTGGTCTTTGTCACAAATTCTGGGAACATCCTGCAGCGTGTCAAAGCCCAGCAGCTGTCCTCCCTCTTTGGGTTCAAGGTGGATCCCGACCAGGTTATTCTCTGCCACAGCCCCATGGAGCTGTTCTCGCAGTTTCACGGGAAGCGGATGCTGGTGTCTGGGCAGGGGCCCCTGGTGGAAAACGCCCGACTACTGGGTTTCCAGCACGTGGTGACTGTGGAGGAGCTGCGGACCACCTTCCCGGTGCTCGACATGGTGGACCTGGAGCGCCGGCCCAAGACCACGGCCCCTCAGAGGGATGACTTCCCCGCCATCGAAGGGGTGCTCCTCCTCGGGGAGCCCGTCCGCTGGGAGACGAACCTGCAGCTGATCATGGATGTCCTCCTCAGCAATGGGAACCCTGGGACAGGTCTAGCGAcagccccctacccccacctgCCTGTCCTGGCCAGCAACCTGGACCTCCTTTGGATGGCTGAAGCAAAGATGCCCAGGTTTGGCCACGGCACCTTCCTCCTGTGCCTGGAGACCGTTTATCGCAAAGTCACCGGCAAGGAACTGCGGTACGAGGGCCTGATGGGCAAGCCCAGCCTCCTCACCTACCAGTATGCAGAGGACCTGGTCCGGCAGCAGGCGGAGAGGTGGGGCTGGACCGCCCCCATCCAGACCCTCTATGCCATTGGAGATAACCCCATGTCCGACATCTACGGTGCCAACCTGTTCCACCAGCACTTGCAGAGGACGAAGTAGCAAGGGACGGAGGGACTGGGAGCCGGCCATCTGAGGAAGCAGCGGCCATCAAAAACCCAGAGCTGCGTCTCCATCCTTGTGTGCACTGGCGTGTACAGTCCCGGGGCCCCAGGGCCCTCAGGGCCGGCCCAGGGCGGAGAGAAGCCCCTGTTCCATGGGCACCGGGACTTCAGCCCGGGGCTCACAGAGGCGGCCCACGTGGTCAGGGACGTGAATGAGGCGGTGGAGCTGGTCTTCCGCAAGGAGGGCTGGGCTCTGCAGTGA